One genomic region from Croceicoccus sp. YJ47 encodes:
- the rodA gene encoding rod shape-determining protein RodA: protein MARASVPAFIAREPWGVILPLTVLVLFGAAVLYSAAGGNLWPWSLLHVVRFGVFLTMAFVISRFSMDFIKAIAVPVYILLVLLLMAVEAMGFVGGGSQRWLNLGFMTLQPSELMKPGIVLILARLYDLLPGGHVQNFKSLLPPAVLIGLPVGLVLLQPDLGTSLAIMFGAVVVMFLAGLPMAWFISVGVAGMAAIPALFFFALHPYQQKRVLTFLDPESDPLGAGYHITQSQIAIGSGGFFGKGFGNGTQSHLNYLPEPHTDFVFATMAEEWGMAGGFFVIFVFGLLLRWGLKVAIAAPDRFSRLLAAGMTATIFFYTAVNLMMVMGLAPVVGIPLPFMSHGGSSMMTIMICVGLIMAVNRWSQRRVSNFD from the coding sequence ATGGCACGCGCGTCGGTCCCCGCCTTTATCGCACGCGAACCGTGGGGTGTAATCCTTCCGCTCACCGTGCTCGTCCTGTTCGGCGCGGCGGTCCTTTATTCCGCGGCGGGCGGAAATTTGTGGCCCTGGTCGCTGCTCCATGTCGTTCGATTCGGCGTATTTCTGACGATGGCATTCGTCATTTCGCGCTTTTCGATGGACTTCATCAAGGCAATCGCCGTGCCGGTCTATATCCTGCTCGTGCTGTTGTTGATGGCGGTGGAGGCGATGGGCTTCGTCGGTGGCGGCAGTCAGCGATGGCTCAACCTCGGTTTCATGACGTTGCAGCCTTCGGAGCTGATGAAGCCGGGCATCGTCCTTATCCTTGCGCGCCTATATGATCTCCTCCCGGGCGGGCATGTGCAGAATTTCAAATCGCTGCTTCCTCCTGCCGTTCTGATCGGGCTTCCGGTCGGGCTCGTGCTCTTGCAACCCGATCTTGGAACGAGCCTCGCGATCATGTTCGGGGCGGTGGTCGTGATGTTCCTCGCCGGGCTGCCGATGGCGTGGTTCATAAGCGTCGGTGTGGCCGGAATGGCGGCAATCCCGGCGCTGTTCTTCTTTGCCCTGCACCCGTATCAGCAAAAGCGCGTGCTGACCTTCCTCGATCCCGAGAGCGATCCGCTGGGCGCGGGATACCACATCACGCAGTCGCAGATCGCGATCGGATCGGGCGGATTCTTCGGAAAAGGATTCGGTAACGGTACGCAAAGCCATCTGAACTATCTGCCCGAACCGCATACCGATTTCGTGTTCGCGACGATGGCCGAGGAGTGGGGGATGGCCGGCGGATTCTTCGTCATTTTCGTGTTTGGCCTGCTGTTGCGGTGGGGCTTGAAGGTGGCGATCGCGGCGCCGGACCGCTTCTCCCGCCTGCTGGCCGCAGGGATGACGGCAACGATCTTCTTCTACACCGCGGTCAACCTCATGATGGTGATGGGGCTGGCGCCGGTTGTGGGCATTCCCCTCCCTTTCATGAGCCATGGCGGTTCATCAATGATGACGATCATGATCTGTGTGGGCCTGATCATGGCGGTGAACCGGTGGAGCCAGCGCCGAGTCAGCAATTTCGACTAG
- the mreD gene encoding rod shape-determining protein MreD, with protein MSLAGDRLPGSGLFSRRINRAPSRILATIVPWISVAMLSLVPLSPIIASAPVVPPLAFMLLVSWQLLRPGLLPVWAGFPLGLIDDLYSGQPFGSAIFLWSVTMIVLDMVDDWARWRGFWQDWMVASLAFASYLCLTMAIAALAGGPFDPSLIVPQLLLSLIMFPLFTRIVAVLDMLRRARVKVLG; from the coding sequence ATGAGCCTCGCCGGCGACCGGCTGCCCGGATCGGGCCTTTTTTCGCGGCGCATCAATCGCGCGCCGTCGCGCATTCTGGCGACCATCGTCCCCTGGATCAGCGTGGCGATGCTCTCGCTCGTCCCGTTGTCGCCGATCATCGCATCGGCGCCGGTGGTGCCACCGCTCGCCTTCATGCTGCTGGTGAGCTGGCAATTGTTGCGACCGGGCCTGCTGCCGGTATGGGCCGGGTTTCCGCTCGGCCTGATCGACGATCTGTACAGCGGACAGCCATTTGGCAGTGCTATATTCCTGTGGTCCGTCACGATGATCGTGCTGGACATGGTCGACGACTGGGCGCGGTGGCGCGGGTTCTGGCAGGACTGGATGGTGGCAAGTCTCGCCTTCGCTTCCTATCTCTGTCTGACCATGGCCATCGCCGCGCTCGCTGGTGGCCCGTTCGATCCCTCGCTCATCGTTCCGCAATTGCTGTTGTCGCTCATCATGTTCCCGCTTTTCACCCGCATCGTTGCCGTTCTCGACATGCTTCGCCGCGCCCGCGTGAAGGTGCTCGGCTGA
- the mreC gene encoding rod shape-determining protein MreC: MAPPMDRRPGFSKRAQFSIFTSYVATVVGGMLGLVLLVVSLFHPSAFAFARTAATDVAEPVGQASAIGRSNGKSVIDVVAGYIEAGSKNAALREELRVARSRLAQAEAIEEENRRLKRVLNMRETDGRAIAASRLIGSTATSSRRFALVGAGQRDGVMVGQPVRSPTGLVGRVLEVGSRTARILLITDSESVVPVRRTRGNVAGFAQGQADGTLIVRLIEMGINPLKKGDVLVTSGSGGLYRPNVPVAVVKEVTRDGAVARIISDPAATEFVTIQPIWQPVTDLPPPRPAPGE, from the coding sequence ATGGCGCCGCCGATGGATCGGCGTCCGGGATTTTCCAAAAGGGCGCAGTTCTCAATTTTCACGAGCTATGTCGCGACCGTGGTGGGCGGGATGCTGGGTCTTGTCCTGCTGGTCGTATCCCTGTTCCACCCCTCCGCGTTTGCCTTTGCCCGCACCGCGGCCACCGATGTTGCCGAACCTGTCGGGCAGGCATCGGCCATCGGACGCTCCAACGGCAAGTCGGTGATCGACGTGGTCGCCGGCTATATCGAGGCAGGGAGCAAGAACGCCGCCCTGCGCGAGGAACTGCGCGTCGCCCGCAGCCGCCTTGCGCAGGCCGAGGCGATCGAGGAAGAAAATCGCAGGCTGAAGCGCGTGTTGAACATGCGCGAAACCGACGGACGCGCCATTGCCGCCTCCCGCCTCATCGGATCGACCGCCACGAGCAGCCGCCGCTTCGCCCTCGTCGGCGCGGGACAGCGTGACGGCGTCATGGTCGGGCAGCCGGTCCGGTCCCCGACGGGCCTCGTCGGCCGCGTGCTGGAGGTGGGTTCGCGCACCGCCCGCATCCTGCTCATCACCGATAGCGAGAGCGTCGTGCCGGTGCGCCGGACCCGCGGAAACGTCGCCGGTTTCGCACAGGGTCAGGCCGACGGAACGCTCATCGTCCGGCTGATCGAGATGGGGATCAACCCGCTGAAAAAGGGTGACGTGCTCGTCACCTCGGGTTCGGGCGGGCTGTACCGGCCCAACGTGCCCGTCGCGGTGGTCAAGGAGGTGACGCGCGACGGTGCGGTCGCGCGCATCATTTCGGACCCGGCGGCGACCGAATTCGTCACGATACAGCCGATCTGGCAACCGGTGACGGACCTGCCACCGCCGCGCCCCGCACCCGGCGAATGA
- a CDS encoding S24 family peptidase: MGPREALDGLISERGETYASISRLLGRNSAYIQQFIKRGSPVRLDQSDIALLALHFDVPVEMLGGKEGPTVGQRSIVKVPLLNGTGNDSRSQWRLVDAAWLGRLCDQPASVAILPIVGEAMEPTLCNGDEVMISRVRFQESVREGLYAIRGSSEIFVRRIAIDPTKNRLTVLTDHPAYPSWQGIQRKGVDIVGRVIWIGARVA; the protein is encoded by the coding sequence ATGGGGCCGCGGGAGGCGTTGGATGGCCTAATCAGCGAGCGAGGAGAGACCTACGCATCGATTTCGCGCCTCCTCGGGAGAAACTCGGCATACATCCAGCAGTTCATTAAACGAGGTTCTCCAGTCCGCCTTGACCAAAGCGATATAGCGCTGCTGGCATTGCATTTTGACGTGCCCGTAGAGATGCTCGGTGGAAAGGAGGGGCCGACGGTCGGGCAGCGTTCGATAGTCAAAGTCCCCTTGCTGAACGGGACAGGTAACGATTCACGCTCACAATGGCGGCTGGTTGATGCGGCTTGGCTCGGTCGGCTGTGTGATCAGCCCGCCAGTGTCGCAATCTTGCCAATCGTTGGTGAGGCGATGGAGCCGACCCTCTGCAATGGCGACGAGGTTATGATTAGCCGAGTTCGCTTTCAGGAGAGCGTGCGTGAAGGCCTTTACGCCATCCGTGGGTCTTCTGAAATCTTCGTAAGGCGAATAGCGATCGACCCAACGAAGAACCGTCTGACCGTTCTTACCGACCACCCTGCATATCCGAGCTGGCAGGGCATCCAGCGCAAGGGCGTCGATATTGTCGGCCGGGTGATCTGGATCGGAGCTCGGGTGGCCTAG
- a CDS encoding IS110 family transposase encodes MPRHLRYWVGLDAGHLETAVCLVDVEGHVFFEAMTETRAAPIRDILRGFGVEPVQSITIEAGVGTQMVRDLRSFGFPVQVVDVRKSSKFLAIRRQKTDANDAKGLAELGRLAQSFGPYVFIKPVEHQDIRIMINIRRTLLKHRARTDALLQSIFRLHGASIKLLNGRGSLAAEVANQLRLLRTNGVTIRVDLDPLVRMGEDLRSHIWDMDRKMRTMAASIPVCARFQTIPGVGTITALSFYSAVGDPYRFRSNRDVGPYLGLTPNLYQSGATARRGRISRYGNKLTRSHLITAATVLLRTIKTESSLRTWGLQLATKIGFLKARVAVARKLAVIMMAMWKTGASFDPDKSKPRFLQPEEAGLDPVRISGTKIPL; translated from the coding sequence ATGCCACGGCACCTGCGCTACTGGGTCGGCCTCGACGCCGGCCACTTGGAGACTGCGGTCTGCCTCGTCGATGTCGAAGGACACGTTTTCTTCGAGGCAATGACTGAGACCCGCGCTGCTCCGATAAGAGATATCCTTCGAGGGTTCGGCGTTGAGCCTGTCCAGTCTATTACGATCGAGGCCGGTGTCGGCACTCAAATGGTTCGGGATCTCCGTTCGTTCGGCTTTCCCGTTCAAGTCGTCGACGTTCGCAAATCAAGCAAATTCCTGGCGATCCGACGTCAAAAGACTGATGCGAATGATGCCAAAGGTCTCGCTGAGCTTGGTCGACTGGCGCAGTCCTTCGGTCCCTATGTTTTCATCAAACCGGTGGAGCACCAGGACATCCGGATAATGATCAACATCCGTCGAACCCTGCTAAAGCATCGAGCCAGGACAGATGCGCTGCTCCAGTCCATATTCAGATTGCACGGTGCCAGTATCAAGCTCCTGAATGGGCGAGGATCGCTCGCAGCTGAAGTCGCGAACCAACTCAGGCTTTTGAGGACCAACGGCGTGACGATCCGCGTCGATTTGGATCCCCTGGTCAGGATGGGAGAAGATCTGCGCTCTCATATCTGGGATATGGATCGAAAGATGCGCACAATGGCCGCCAGCATCCCGGTTTGCGCCAGATTTCAGACGATTCCTGGCGTTGGGACAATTACAGCGCTGTCATTTTACAGCGCCGTCGGAGACCCGTACCGCTTTAGAAGCAATCGAGATGTCGGGCCTTATCTCGGCCTAACGCCCAATCTGTATCAATCCGGCGCCACCGCGCGCCGCGGCCGGATCAGCCGTTACGGAAACAAGCTGACCAGGTCGCACCTAATCACGGCAGCCACCGTGCTGCTTCGCACAATCAAAACCGAAAGTTCATTGCGTACTTGGGGCCTCCAGCTGGCAACAAAGATCGGATTTCTCAAGGCTCGTGTTGCCGTCGCAAGGAAGCTCGCTGTGATCATGATGGCAATGTGGAAGACGGGCGCCTCGTTTGAT
- a CDS encoding rod shape-determining protein, giving the protein MASFFSRLFQFGSQNMAIDLGTANTLVYVEGRGIVLNEPSVVAIETMNGIKKVKAVGDDAKMMMGKTPDTIEAIRPLRDGVIADIEVAEQMIKYFIKKVHSKRNILKYPEIVICVPSGSTSVERRAIRDAASNAGASQVYLILEPMAAAIGAGMPVTEPVGSMVVDIGGGTTEVAVLSLRGLAYTTSVRVGGDKMDEAIVSYVRRHHNLLIGESTAERIKKSYATAIIPEDGEGAKIHIRGRDLVNGVPKEITINQANIAEALSEPIGAIVEAVRIALENTAPELAADIVDQGIVLTGGGALIAGLDEYLREETGLPVTVAEDPLSCVALGTGRALEEAVYRGVLETA; this is encoded by the coding sequence ATGGCTTCATTCTTTTCCCGCCTTTTTCAATTCGGTTCGCAGAACATGGCGATCGATCTCGGCACGGCGAACACGCTGGTCTATGTCGAGGGGCGCGGCATCGTGCTGAACGAACCGTCGGTCGTGGCGATCGAAACGATGAACGGCATCAAGAAGGTGAAAGCCGTCGGCGACGACGCCAAGATGATGATGGGCAAGACGCCCGACACGATCGAGGCGATCCGCCCGCTTCGCGATGGTGTCATCGCCGATATCGAAGTCGCCGAGCAGATGATCAAATATTTCATCAAGAAGGTGCATTCCAAGCGTAACATCCTGAAATACCCCGAAATCGTCATCTGCGTGCCGAGCGGTTCGACCTCGGTCGAGCGGCGCGCCATCCGCGATGCGGCGTCGAATGCGGGGGCGAGTCAGGTCTATCTCATCCTCGAACCGATGGCCGCCGCGATCGGCGCCGGCATGCCCGTCACCGAACCGGTCGGATCGATGGTCGTCGACATCGGCGGCGGCACGACGGAGGTTGCGGTCCTGTCCCTGCGCGGGCTGGCCTATACCACCAGCGTCCGCGTCGGCGGCGACAAGATGGACGAGGCGATCGTTTCCTATGTCCGCCGGCATCACAACCTGCTCATCGGCGAGTCGACGGCCGAGCGTATCAAGAAGAGCTATGCCACCGCCATCATTCCCGAAGACGGCGAAGGCGCGAAGATCCACATTCGTGGCCGCGATCTCGTCAACGGCGTGCCGAAGGAAATCACGATCAACCAGGCGAATATCGCCGAAGCACTGTCCGAACCGATCGGCGCCATTGTCGAGGCGGTGCGCATCGCGCTCGAAAACACGGCGCCCGAACTTGCAGCGGACATCGTGGATCAGGGCATCGTGCTGACCGGGGGCGGCGCGCTGATTGCCGGGCTGGACGAATATCTGCGCGAGGAAACCGGCCTGCCGGTGACCGTGGCCGAAGATCCGCTGTCCTGCGTGGCGCTGGGCACCGGTCGCGCCTTGGAAGAGGCCGTGTATCGCGGCGTGCTCGAGACGGCCTGA